Proteins encoded within one genomic window of Entelurus aequoreus isolate RoL-2023_Sb linkage group LG26, RoL_Eaeq_v1.1, whole genome shotgun sequence:
- the pdrg1 gene encoding p53 and DNA damage-regulated protein 1 isoform X1: MDAESQRVVKYLSEVEEAAEDVLTTKQQMVDLDMKRNKNREALNALKDETCSEKVKVCFGNMFIKFPKSKAREVIQKDQEVLDKELNKLHTTLKAKVNELNEMQGKPELRGYKLSPLSTDEMKAINSLLKSLDVILTAGMFGRMDNTSAFHPDTAVLHCLAGNVLTSILFCPLLSPVSPPDMSTYRWFASGLSNLLHPALSGPSEVSRSRVSCFVWDGQTSMLVPLTCPKVR; encoded by the exons ATGGACGCGGAGTCTCAGCGAGTAGTGAAGTATTTATCAGAGGTGGAAGAGGCAGCTGAAGATGTCCTTACAACTAAACAACAG ATGGTTGACCTGGACATGAAGAGAAACAAGAACAGAGAAGCACTCAATGCCTTGAaagatgaaacatgttcag AAAAAGTGAAGGTTTGTTTTGGAAACATGTTCATCAAATTCCCCAAGTCCAAAGCAAGAGAAGTCATCCAGAAAG ACCAGGAAGTGCTGGACAAGGAACTCAATAAGCTTCACACCACACTAAAAGCTAAAGTCAACGAGCTCAATGAGATGCAAG GGAAACCTGAGCTGAGAGGCTACAAGCTTTCACCTCTGTCCACCGACGAAATGAAAGCCATTAATAGTCTTTTAAAGAG TCTGGACGTCATCTTGACCGCTGGGATGTTTGGCCGAATGGATAACACATCTGCCTTTCACCCAG ACACAGCTGTCCTCCACTGTCTTGCAGGCAATGTTTTGACTTCAATCCTCTTCTGTCCTCTTCTGTCTCCTGTGTCACCCCCTGACATGTCCACATATCGGTGGTTTGCGTCTGGGCTGTCAAATCTTCTCCATCCTGCGCTCTCCGGTCCTTCAGAGGTGTCTCGCTCACGTGTCAGCTGTTTCGTCTGGGATGGACAGACCTCCATGTTGGTTCCCCTCACGTGCCCTAAAGTACGATAA
- the pdrg1 gene encoding p53 and DNA damage-regulated protein 1 isoform X2, producing the protein MDAESQRVVKYLSEVEEAAEDVLTTKQQMVDLDMKRNKNREALNALKDETCSEKVKVCFGNMFIKFPKSKAREVIQKDQEVLDKELNKLHTTLKAKVNELNEMQGKPELRGYKLSPLSTDEMKAINSLLKSLDVILTAGMFGRMDNTSAFHPGNVLTSILFCPLLSPVSPPDMSTYRWFASGLSNLLHPALSGPSEVSRSRVSCFVWDGQTSMLVPLTCPKVR; encoded by the exons ATGGACGCGGAGTCTCAGCGAGTAGTGAAGTATTTATCAGAGGTGGAAGAGGCAGCTGAAGATGTCCTTACAACTAAACAACAG ATGGTTGACCTGGACATGAAGAGAAACAAGAACAGAGAAGCACTCAATGCCTTGAaagatgaaacatgttcag AAAAAGTGAAGGTTTGTTTTGGAAACATGTTCATCAAATTCCCCAAGTCCAAAGCAAGAGAAGTCATCCAGAAAG ACCAGGAAGTGCTGGACAAGGAACTCAATAAGCTTCACACCACACTAAAAGCTAAAGTCAACGAGCTCAATGAGATGCAAG GGAAACCTGAGCTGAGAGGCTACAAGCTTTCACCTCTGTCCACCGACGAAATGAAAGCCATTAATAGTCTTTTAAAGAG TCTGGACGTCATCTTGACCGCTGGGATGTTTGGCCGAATGGATAACACATCTGCCTTTCACCCAG GCAATGTTTTGACTTCAATCCTCTTCTGTCCTCTTCTGTCTCCTGTGTCACCCCCTGACATGTCCACATATCGGTGGTTTGCGTCTGGGCTGTCAAATCTTCTCCATCCTGCGCTCTCCGGTCCTTCAGAGGTGTCTCGCTCACGTGTCAGCTGTTTCGTCTGGGATGGACAGACCTCCATGTTGGTTCCCCTCACGTGCCCTAAAGTACGATAA
- the pdrg1 gene encoding p53 and DNA damage-regulated protein 1 isoform X6, with product MDAESQRVVKYLSEVEEAAEDVLTTKQQMVDLDMKRNKNREALNALKDETCSEKVKVCFGNMFIKFPKSKAREVIQKDQEVLDKELNKLHTTLKAKVNELNEMQGKPELRGYKLSPLSTDEMKAINSLLKSLDVILTAGMFGRMDNTSAFHPEVSRSRVSCFVWDGQTSMLVPLTCPKVR from the exons ATGGACGCGGAGTCTCAGCGAGTAGTGAAGTATTTATCAGAGGTGGAAGAGGCAGCTGAAGATGTCCTTACAACTAAACAACAG ATGGTTGACCTGGACATGAAGAGAAACAAGAACAGAGAAGCACTCAATGCCTTGAaagatgaaacatgttcag AAAAAGTGAAGGTTTGTTTTGGAAACATGTTCATCAAATTCCCCAAGTCCAAAGCAAGAGAAGTCATCCAGAAAG ACCAGGAAGTGCTGGACAAGGAACTCAATAAGCTTCACACCACACTAAAAGCTAAAGTCAACGAGCTCAATGAGATGCAAG GGAAACCTGAGCTGAGAGGCTACAAGCTTTCACCTCTGTCCACCGACGAAATGAAAGCCATTAATAGTCTTTTAAAGAG TCTGGACGTCATCTTGACCGCTGGGATGTTTGGCCGAATGGATAACACATCTGCCTTTCACCCAG AGGTGTCTCGCTCACGTGTCAGCTGTTTCGTCTGGGATGGACAGACCTCCATGTTGGTTCCCCTCACGTGCCCTAAAGTACGATAA
- the pdrg1 gene encoding p53 and DNA damage-regulated protein 1 isoform X4 produces MDAESQRVVKYLSEVEEAAEDVLTTKQQMVDLDMKRNKNREALNALKDETCSEKVKVCFGNMFIKFPKSKAREVIQKDQEVLDKELNKLHTTLKAKVNELNEMQGKPELRGYKLSPLSTDEMKAINSLLKSLDVILTAGMFGRMDNTSAFHPARQRSCSPGPAFGRWIHQKDRVALAGVSVRVDALQRAFRGVSLTCQLFRLGWTDLHVGSPHVP; encoded by the exons ATGGACGCGGAGTCTCAGCGAGTAGTGAAGTATTTATCAGAGGTGGAAGAGGCAGCTGAAGATGTCCTTACAACTAAACAACAG ATGGTTGACCTGGACATGAAGAGAAACAAGAACAGAGAAGCACTCAATGCCTTGAaagatgaaacatgttcag AAAAAGTGAAGGTTTGTTTTGGAAACATGTTCATCAAATTCCCCAAGTCCAAAGCAAGAGAAGTCATCCAGAAAG ACCAGGAAGTGCTGGACAAGGAACTCAATAAGCTTCACACCACACTAAAAGCTAAAGTCAACGAGCTCAATGAGATGCAAG GGAAACCTGAGCTGAGAGGCTACAAGCTTTCACCTCTGTCCACCGACGAAATGAAAGCCATTAATAGTCTTTTAAAGAG TCTGGACGTCATCTTGACCGCTGGGATGTTTGGCCGAATGGATAACACATCTGCCTTTCACCCAG CTCGGCAAAGGTCTTGCTCCCCCGGACCAGCATTCGGCCGCTGGATCCACCAAAAAGACCGTGTGGCGTTGGCCGGCGTCTCCGTGAGAGTGGATGCTCTGCAACGAGCTTTCAG AGGTGTCTCGCTCACGTGTCAGCTGTTTCGTCTGGGATGGACAGACCTCCATGTTGGTTCCCCTCACGTGCCCTAA
- the pdrg1 gene encoding p53 and DNA damage-regulated protein 1 isoform X5, which produces MDAESQRVVKYLSEVEEAAEDVLTTKQQMVDLDMKRNKNREALNALKDETCSEKVKVCFGNMFIKFPKSKAREVIQKDQEVLDKELNKLHTTLKAKVNELNEMQGKPELRGYKLSPLSTDEMKAINSLLKSLDVILTAGMFGRMDNTSAFHPARQRSCSPGPAFGRWIHQKDRVALAGVSVRVDALQRAFRQCFDFNPLLSSSVSCVTP; this is translated from the exons ATGGACGCGGAGTCTCAGCGAGTAGTGAAGTATTTATCAGAGGTGGAAGAGGCAGCTGAAGATGTCCTTACAACTAAACAACAG ATGGTTGACCTGGACATGAAGAGAAACAAGAACAGAGAAGCACTCAATGCCTTGAaagatgaaacatgttcag AAAAAGTGAAGGTTTGTTTTGGAAACATGTTCATCAAATTCCCCAAGTCCAAAGCAAGAGAAGTCATCCAGAAAG ACCAGGAAGTGCTGGACAAGGAACTCAATAAGCTTCACACCACACTAAAAGCTAAAGTCAACGAGCTCAATGAGATGCAAG GGAAACCTGAGCTGAGAGGCTACAAGCTTTCACCTCTGTCCACCGACGAAATGAAAGCCATTAATAGTCTTTTAAAGAG TCTGGACGTCATCTTGACCGCTGGGATGTTTGGCCGAATGGATAACACATCTGCCTTTCACCCAG CTCGGCAAAGGTCTTGCTCCCCCGGACCAGCATTCGGCCGCTGGATCCACCAAAAAGACCGTGTGGCGTTGGCCGGCGTCTCCGTGAGAGTGGATGCTCTGCAACGAGCTTTCAG GCAATGTTTTGACTTCAATCCTCTTCTGTCCTCTTCTGTCTCCTGTGTCACCCCCTGA
- the pdrg1 gene encoding p53 and DNA damage-regulated protein 1 isoform X3 → MDAESQRVVKYLSEVEEAAEDVLTTKQQMVDLDMKRNKNREALNALKDETCSEKVKVCFGNMFIKFPKSKAREVIQKDQEVLDKELNKLHTTLKAKVNELNEMQGKPELRGYKLSPLSTDEMKAINSLLKSLDVILTAGMFGRMDNTSAFHPARQRSCSPGPAFGRWIHQKDRVALAGVSVRVDALQRAFRHSCPPLSCRQCFDFNPLLSSSVSCVTP, encoded by the exons ATGGACGCGGAGTCTCAGCGAGTAGTGAAGTATTTATCAGAGGTGGAAGAGGCAGCTGAAGATGTCCTTACAACTAAACAACAG ATGGTTGACCTGGACATGAAGAGAAACAAGAACAGAGAAGCACTCAATGCCTTGAaagatgaaacatgttcag AAAAAGTGAAGGTTTGTTTTGGAAACATGTTCATCAAATTCCCCAAGTCCAAAGCAAGAGAAGTCATCCAGAAAG ACCAGGAAGTGCTGGACAAGGAACTCAATAAGCTTCACACCACACTAAAAGCTAAAGTCAACGAGCTCAATGAGATGCAAG GGAAACCTGAGCTGAGAGGCTACAAGCTTTCACCTCTGTCCACCGACGAAATGAAAGCCATTAATAGTCTTTTAAAGAG TCTGGACGTCATCTTGACCGCTGGGATGTTTGGCCGAATGGATAACACATCTGCCTTTCACCCAG CTCGGCAAAGGTCTTGCTCCCCCGGACCAGCATTCGGCCGCTGGATCCACCAAAAAGACCGTGTGGCGTTGGCCGGCGTCTCCGTGAGAGTGGATGCTCTGCAACGAGCTTTCAG ACACAGCTGTCCTCCACTGTCTTGCAGGCAATGTTTTGACTTCAATCCTCTTCTGTCCTCTTCTGTCTCCTGTGTCACCCCCTGA
- the pdrg1 gene encoding p53 and DNA damage-regulated protein 1 isoform X7, which yields MDAESQRVVKYLSEVEEAAEDVLTTKQQMVDLDMKRNKNREALNALKDETCSEKVKVCFGNMFIKFPKSKAREVIQKDQEVLDKELNKLHTTLKAKVNELNEMQGKPELRGYKLSPLSTDEMKAINSLLKRHSCPPLSCRQCFDFNPLLSSSVSCVTP from the exons ATGGACGCGGAGTCTCAGCGAGTAGTGAAGTATTTATCAGAGGTGGAAGAGGCAGCTGAAGATGTCCTTACAACTAAACAACAG ATGGTTGACCTGGACATGAAGAGAAACAAGAACAGAGAAGCACTCAATGCCTTGAaagatgaaacatgttcag AAAAAGTGAAGGTTTGTTTTGGAAACATGTTCATCAAATTCCCCAAGTCCAAAGCAAGAGAAGTCATCCAGAAAG ACCAGGAAGTGCTGGACAAGGAACTCAATAAGCTTCACACCACACTAAAAGCTAAAGTCAACGAGCTCAATGAGATGCAAG GGAAACCTGAGCTGAGAGGCTACAAGCTTTCACCTCTGTCCACCGACGAAATGAAAGCCATTAATAGTCTTTTAAAGAG ACACAGCTGTCCTCCACTGTCTTGCAGGCAATGTTTTGACTTCAATCCTCTTCTGTCCTCTTCTGTCTCCTGTGTCACCCCCTGA
- the pdrg1 gene encoding p53 and DNA damage-regulated protein 1 isoform X8: protein MDAESQRVVKYLSEVEEAAEDVLTTKQQMVDLDMKRNKNREALNALKDETCSEKVKVCFGNMFIKFPKSKAREVIQKDQEVLDKELNKLHTTLKAKVNELNEMQGKPELRGYKLSPLSTDEMKAINSLLKSKDLGVINQFNN from the exons ATGGACGCGGAGTCTCAGCGAGTAGTGAAGTATTTATCAGAGGTGGAAGAGGCAGCTGAAGATGTCCTTACAACTAAACAACAG ATGGTTGACCTGGACATGAAGAGAAACAAGAACAGAGAAGCACTCAATGCCTTGAaagatgaaacatgttcag AAAAAGTGAAGGTTTGTTTTGGAAACATGTTCATCAAATTCCCCAAGTCCAAAGCAAGAGAAGTCATCCAGAAAG ACCAGGAAGTGCTGGACAAGGAACTCAATAAGCTTCACACCACACTAAAAGCTAAAGTCAACGAGCTCAATGAGATGCAAG GGAAACCTGAGCTGAGAGGCTACAAGCTTTCACCTCTGTCCACCGACGAAATGAAAGCCATTAATAGTCTTTTAAAGAG CAAAGATCTCGGTGTAATCAATCAATTCAACAATTGA